CGCTCCTCGCCGGCACGGAGGTCGGCATCCGACACCTGCTTGGCGGCTGCGATGTGCAGCGGCTTGGGCAGGGTCTTCGGCACCTTCGGAGCTCGCACGGCAGCAAGTGCAGCGACCTGGCCCTTGCCGTTCCGCTCGAGAAAGCGCGCGAACGATCGCACGCCGGCCAATGCCCGCATCAGCGAGCGGCTTGAGATGTCATCGCCGCGCCGCGCCGCCATGAAGGCGCGCACGTCCTGTGGCGTGAGCTTGGCGAGCTTCGCGAGCGACGGCGCGCCGCCCAGATGCTCCGCCATGAAGGTCAGGAATTGCCGGACGTCGCGGCCATAAGCGTCGAGCGTCTTCGGTGACATGCGGCGCTCGTTGGAAAGTTGCGCAAGCCAGCGCACCATTTCGGCCGCAACCTCGGGCGCTGCGGCGCGCAATTCCGGCTCGGGCGAAGCTTTGGGCCGTCTTGTGCTTGACACGGCGGAATATATCTCACCCCTTTCGTAAGCCTTCGTTAAGTGCGCGAATCGGCCGCTACGAGGATGCGCCGACCGAGGATTTATGGCCAAGCCGCCGATCACCAAGCCGTTCGTCGATATCCTGGTGCCGGTCGCCCTCGATCAGACCTATTCCTATCGTGTGCCGAAGGAGTTCGATCTGGCACCGGGTGACATCGTCACGGTGCCGCTCGGCGCCCGCGAGGCGATCGGCGTGGTCTGGGCCGATGATGTCGACGTGCGGCCCGGCCTGCACAACCGGATGAAGGACGTCGAGCTGAAGCTCGACTACCCGCCGCTCAAGCCGGAATTGCGCAAGTTCGTCGACTGGGTGTCGGGCTACACGCTCTCGCCGCGCGGCATGGTGCTGCGCATGTGCCTGCGTATGGGCAACGATCTCGGACCGGCGCGCGAGAAGGTCGGCGTGCGAATCGCGGGACCTGCGCCCAAACGGATGACCACCGCGCGCATGCGCGTGCTGCAGTTGCTGGCGGACGGCCTGGTGCGCACCAAGAGCGAGGCGGCGCATGAGGCGGGCGTCTCGACCGGCGTGATCGACGGGCTGGTCGACGAAGGCGCGCTCGAGACGCTGGTGCTGCCGCCCGAGCCGGTGGCGCGCCAGCCAGATCCGGATTTTGCCGTGCCGGAATTTTCCGACATCCAGCGAAAGGCCGCCGATACATTGCGAACCTCGGTCGATATGGGTGGCTTCTCGGTGGCGCTGGTCGACGGAGTCACGGGCTCGGGCAAGACCGAGGTTTATTTTGAGGCGGTGGCGCAGGCGCTCCGCCACAAAAAGCAGGTTCTGATCCTGATGCCGGAGATTGCGCTCACCGCGCAATTCCTCGATCGCTTCTCGGCGCGGTTCGGCGTTCGTCCGGCGGAATGGCATTCCGAGCTTGCGCCGCGCAAGCGGGCGCGAACCTGGAGCGCGGTCGCGGCCGGCGAGGTGTCGGTTGTGGTCGGCGCGCGCTCGGCGCTGTTTCTGCCCTATGCCGATCTCGGGCTGATCGTGATCGATGAGGAGCACGATCCGGCCTACAAGCAGGAGGATGGCGTCCGCTATCACGCCCGCGACATGGCGGTGGTGCGGGCACGCGAGGTGAAGATTCCGATCGTGCTCGCATCGGCGACGCCCTCCGTGGAGACGGTTGTGAACGCGCGGCGCGGCCGCTACGCGCATCTGCAACTGCCGGAGCGCTTCGGCGGACAGCATCTGCCGTCGGTGGAAGCGATCGATCTTCGCCGCGAAGGTCCGCCGCGCGGCCGCTTCATCTCGCCGAGACTCGCCGAGCAGGTGAAGTTCGCCATTGAGAGGGGCGAGC
The Rhodoplanes sp. Z2-YC6860 genome window above contains:
- a CDS encoding primosomal protein N' translates to MAKPPITKPFVDILVPVALDQTYSYRVPKEFDLAPGDIVTVPLGAREAIGVVWADDVDVRPGLHNRMKDVELKLDYPPLKPELRKFVDWVSGYTLSPRGMVLRMCLRMGNDLGPAREKVGVRIAGPAPKRMTTARMRVLQLLADGLVRTKSEAAHEAGVSTGVIDGLVDEGALETLVLPPEPVARQPDPDFAVPEFSDIQRKAADTLRTSVDMGGFSVALVDGVTGSGKTEVYFEAVAQALRHKKQVLILMPEIALTAQFLDRFSARFGVRPAEWHSELAPRKRARTWSAVAAGEVSVVVGARSALFLPYADLGLIVIDEEHDPAYKQEDGVRYHARDMAVVRAREVKIPIVLASATPSVETVVNARRGRYAHLQLPERFGGQHLPSVEAIDLRREGPPRGRFISPRLAEQVKFAIERGEQALLFLNRRGFAPLTLCNACGYRMACPNCDAWLVDHRFKRRLVCHHCGYSMPPPEQCPKCEAKGTFVAVGPGVERLEHEAAELFPDKRILVLSSDLVESMERLRQELDDVAQGRFDIIIGTQLVAKGHHFPKLNLVGIVDADLGLANGDPRAGERSFQLLHQVVGRAGREEGRGYGFLQTHQPEHPVMRALIAQDREAFYAAEIEVREKTGYPPFGRLASLLVSGADKHETEAFARKIAAVSPIHDDVRVLGPAEAPLAVVRGRYRFRLLVKSPRNFDLSAYLRQWMAEVPKAKGTLKLEVDVDPQSFF